TTTTCCCCGATCAGCGTCTCAAGATCGATTTTTCCGCCTTCGATTACGACGGCGACGGGGATGACGACGGCACCGGCTGTACCTGTCCCACCGGCTGCGACTCGGTCTGTCCCTCCGAAGCGCCCTTCGAGGACCTTCAGGCCGTTTGCTACCGCATCTGGCGCGATGCCGCACTGAACGGCGAATTCGTGCCCTTCATCGCGGGATGCTTCGACCAGCTCAATATCCCCGACGACCCGGACACGCCCGAAGACGAGGGCAATCCCGGCGCGGGTAGCTTCCGGCTGAGCATCAGCATCTTCATCAATCCCTCGGATCCGCCGGTCGGTCTCAGCAATTTGGGGGTTAACTACAACCATCGCAATCCCGCGCGTCCGCTGGATCAATTCACGGAATATTTCACGCTGTTTCAGTCGGTTTTCTTCACGCCCGATTCCAACGTGGCCTATGTGCGGACCGAGCAGACCGCCTTGGACGCCACCGACCCCAGCGAAGACCGCTTGTTGAAGACCATCCGCTACAGCAACAACCAGGTGAACAGCGACGGAACACCGGTCGAGCCGCCGTCCACCCTGCAGTACGTCGCCCGCTACCGCACCGACTTCAACTTCTGGAGCGGCACCCTGCAGAACTTCACGCTGTTCCCCTCGCTCGCCTTGGTGCCTCCGCCGCCCATCGAGAACTTCTTCGCCGTCTGCGCGGAGCTCTCCACGGCCGTGGAGGTCGACCAGAGCACCTGCCTGGACATCGACATCGACGTGACGAACGTGCCCTTCCTCGAGTTGCTCCTGCCGGACGACGCGCGGGTCAACCTGCCGGCGGATTTCCCGTCGACGCCGACCTTCTAGGAAAAATCGCCCAAGGCCTTCTCGATGCGGTCGAGGCCCTTTTGGATGTTCTCCATGCTGGTCGCGTAGGAGAGCCGCATATAGCCCGGCGCGCCGAAGCCCGAGCCCGCGACGCAGGCCACCAGGTGCTTCTCGAGCAGGTACTCGCAGAAGGCCGAGTCGGTGTCGATCTTGCGACCGCCCGCGCTCTTGCCGAGATAGGCGGAGATGTTGGGAAAGACGTAGAAGGCGCCCTGCGGGTTGTAGCAGCGGATCCCCGGCATGGCGTTGAAGCGCTTCACGATGTAGTCGCGGCGGCGCTGAAATTCGGCCACCCATTCCTTCAAGAAATCCTGGGACTCGTTGAGGGCCGCGACGCAGGCCCACTGGGTCATGCTGTTGATGTTGGTCGTGACCTGGCCCTGCAGCTTGGTCATGGCCGCAAGGATCTCTTTGGGCCCCGCCGCGTAGCCCATCCGCCAGCCGGTCATCGAGTAGACCTTGCTGGCGCCGTTGACCGTGACGGTCAGGGCCTTGATCTTGTCGTTGAGCGAGGCGATGGAGACGAATTCGAAACCCTCGTAGACGATCTTTTCATAAATCTCGTCGGAGATGCAGAGGATGCCCTTGGCGACCAGCACCTCGGCGACCGCCTCGAGCTCCTTGCGGCTGTAGGCCGAGCCCGTCGGGTTGGAGGGACTGTTCAGGACGAAGGCCTTGGTCTTAGGAGTGATCGCCTTTTCGAGCTCCTGCGGCGTGATTTTGAAGCCGTTCGCCTCTTTCGTCTCGACGATGACTGGGGTCGCGTCGTTTAGGAGCACCTGGTCGGGATAGCTCACCCAATAGGGCGCGGGGATGATCACCTCGTCGCCGGCCTCGAGGAGGACCTGGGCGATGTTATAGAGCGAGTGCTTGCCCCCGCAGCTGACCAGGACCTCGTCGCGGGTGTAGCTTAGGTTGTTGTCGCGTTTCAGCTTTGCGATAATCGCATCCTTCAACTCGTTGACGCCGCCCACGGGCGTGTACTTGGTCTTGCCCGCCTTCAGGGCCGCGATGGCGGCCTGCTTGATGTGCTCGGGCGTGTCGAAGTCGGGCTCGCCGGCGCCGAAGCCGACCACGTCGATGCCCTCCGCCTTCATCGCCTTGGCCTTGGTGTCGATGGCCAAGGTGGGGGAGGGTTTCACCTTTTGGATGCGTTGGGCGAGTTTCACCATGTCTTAAGCTCTTTCCTTGAGTTTCGTACGGATGGTCTTGGCGACCAAGGGGTGCACCAGGCCCTTCACCGAACCTCCGAAGTACGCGATTTCTTTGATGATTGTCGAGCTGATGTGGGAGAAGCGGCTCTCGGTCATCATGAAGATGGTCTCGAGCTTCGGGTCGAGGTTTTTGTTGGCGAAGGACATCTGCAATTCGTATTCATAATCCGCCACCGTGCGCAAGCCGCGGAGGATGGCGTTGGTCTTTTTCCGCCGGGCGTACTCGACCAGCAGGCCCTCGAAGGTGTCGACCTCGACGTCCTTGCGGCCCTTGAAGAGTTTCTTCAGCAGGGCCACGCGCTCTTCCGGACGGAACAACGAGCGCTTCGAGGTGTTGTGGGCGACGGCGATGATGATTTTTTCGAAGATGCCTAAGCCGCGCTCGACGATGTTCATGTGCCCGAAGGTGGGCGGGTCGAAGGAGCCGGGGTAGATGGCGACTTTGCTGCGCATGGGGTTTCCTTGAGGAAGGTGACCGTCGTTTGGCCGTACTTACGTAAATCCGCCACCTCGAGTCCACTCAAAAAAGCGGGGCTTTCGCGGGGGGAGTGCTCGCAGAGCAGGAGGCCCTCGGGTGCCAGCAAGGGAAAGGCCTTGAGCTTCTTGAGGGTCGCGTCGACGAAACCCTTATCGTAAGGGGGGTCCAGGAAGATCAGGTCGTAGCGGTAGCCCTTTTTGTGCAAAAACTCGATCGCGGCGGCCGCCTTCTTCTTGATCACGTGGGCCTTCTCCTGGAAGCCGGTGAGCCCCAGGTTGTGGAAGAGCAGCGAGACGGCGGCCTGGTTGGGGTCGACGAAGACGACCGAGTCGGCGCCCCGGGACAGGGCCTCCAGGCCCATGCTCCCGGTGCCGGCGAAGAGATCCAAGACCCGCTTGCCGGACAGGTCCCCGAGGATCTGAAAGAGCGATTCGCGCACGCGGGCCGCCGCCGGGCGGATGCCCTTCGATTTGGGACCGCGCAGCTTGCGGCCCTTGGCCGAACCCGCGACGATCTTGAGGCCCATAGAAGTTCCGAAATTAGAAAGTGCTGGGGTTCATCGCCTTGCCCTGCATGATGGCGAAGGCGAAGATGCCGATGTAGACCAGCGCGCCGATGGCGCTGAGGACGGTCCCCACCAGGCCGAGGATCCAGCCGATCTGCGCCAGGTTGCGGTTGGCGGGATCGCCGCGCCCCTCGTCGATGGCCTTGACCTCGGAGCGCCCGACGATGATGGCCGGGATGCCGGCGAAGAAGCCGCAGCAGAGCAGGCTGAGGATGCCCAAGACCAGGGCCATGATGGCCTTGGTGTTGTTCTTCGGGGCGCCGGCGGGGGCCGGGGCTGGGGTGGCGGTGGAGGTCGGGGTGGGAGGAGGCGTCATAGCGTTCGTCCTTTCGCTTCGTCGTTCAAGAATGGTGTTGCCAAATCGAGACCAGGCGCAGGGCCCAGGCGCCCAAAAAGACGGTCAGTCCGGCATAGGCCCAATGCATCTTGGCCCCGCGCAAGAGGCCGCCGAGCGGGGTCCGGCGATGAAAGTACTCGGCCAAGGAAAGGGCCGCCGCGATCCCGAAGGCCAGGAAAAGCAGGGGGCCCAGGGCATGGGCCGCGAAGGCCTCCCGCCATTGGCCGTGCAGCAGGTGCGTGAAGCTGGTAGTCAGGCCGCAGCCGGGGCAGGGGAGGCCGGTCCATTCGAGGAAGAGGCATTTGGGCAGGCCCAGCGCGCGATGCGTGCCGAGCCCCGCCGGATGGGGCGTGAGATAGAGGCCCGCCGCCGTCACCAGGAGAAAGGCGAGGGGCAGGACCAGCCAAAACCTGCGTTGCATAGGGGCCTATCTTGTGGAAAGCCGGGGGCTTAGGCAACAAAATTTTGAGAATGTTGACCTCCCCCACCCTTTATATTAGAGCCCAACGCGAAACCAAAACCGCCTCTCCCGCGTCGGAGTATCCATGAAGCGACTATTGCAGATTTTTTCCCTGGTGTTGTTGTCCGTCCCGGCCCTGGCCGCCCGGGGCGCCACGGTCTACCAGCAGCCCAACAACCAGGCCAATTTCGTCAAGCTGGAAAAATTCAAGCCCAAGGGGCCGGAGGTCCAGCTCAACCATCCCTATACCTTCACCGACGAGCAGATCCGGGCCATCCTGCGCAGCCTGAAGTACAGCAAGAAGCTGATCCTCCTGAAGGAATCCAAGAACCGCGACATCTTCGAGCTGGAGTACGTCGACAAGTTCGCCCCCTACCTGATCGAGGCCTTCGCCAAGGCGACGCCGGAACAGGCGGTGATATGGTCGGTGGTGCAGAAGCGGCCCTATTTCATCATCCGCAACGACAAACTGACGATCGTCCGCATGTGGATCGTCGGCAACGAGCTGCACCTGGATTTCCTGAAGGTCGAGGCCAAGCTGCAGGGCGACTATCAGGCCAAGACCACCGGCCAACGGCTGATCGAGGAGGCCAAGGGCGTGGGCGTGCGCATCGAGCCGCAGCAGGGACAGAAGTTCGCCCTCGATTCCACCGATACCCTGATCCTCGACCTCAACGCCAACTGGCCGCAGATCGCGGACGCCCTCGACGTCGAGGACGAGCGGCTGCGCGAGGAGGCTGAGCTGGCGAAGAAGGGCAAGAAGATGGCCAAGTCGCCGGAGGGCTCTTCGGCGACGGGTGCGACGACGCTCTCCACGACTGCCGCACCGGCGCCGGCGCGTCCGGCCCCCTCCGCGAAGGACCAAAGCGACGCCCAGGCCCGCCTGACCGAGCTGAAGGCCTTGAAGGACAAGGGCCTGATCACCGAGAAGGATTACGACAAGAAGAAAGAGGAGATCCTGAAGGATCTGTAGGGGCTAAGACCCCTACGGGATCTCCAATATTTTGGGGCAGGACGACAAGACCTCGCAGCCGCCTTTCTTGACGTAGACGACGTCTTCGATCCGCACCCCGCCGATGCCTTGGTAATAGAGGCCGGGCTCGACCGTCACCACCGTCCCGGCCTTTAATATCTCCGACACCTTCGACACCCGCGGCGCCTCGTGGATGTCCAGGCCCAGGCCGTGGCCGGTGCCGTGGAAGAAGCCCTGCATCCGGCCCTTCACCCGCCCCGTCTTGTAGCCCCGCGTCTCAAAATAATCCTGGATCCACTGGTGGATGTCGCGGCCATTGACGCCCGCGCGGACGCGCCGGATGGCGCCCTCCTGGGCCTCCTTCACCGTGTGCCACATTTTCCGGATCTTCTCGTTGGCCTTCCCCTTCACCACCGTCCGCGTCATGTCGGCGAAGTATTGGCTGTCCATCGAGCGGGGGAAGACGTCCATCACGATAGTCTGGTGCGGCTTGAGGGGGCCGTAGCCCTCGCAGTGCGGGTCCACCGCCTGGTTGCCGCCGGCGACGATGGTGTGCTTGCCGAGGCAGTTCTGTGCCATCAGGTGCAGGTTGATCGTCCCGCGCAGGCGCTCGCTGGTCAGGACCTCGCCGCGGTAATAGATGCGGTCGCCGCGGATTTTTGATTCGCGCAGGACGCGGTAGGCGGCCTGGATCGCCTCGCCGGTGTGCCTTAGGGCGTCCTTGATCGCGGCCTTCTCCCGCGCCGTTTTCAGCACCCGCTCTTCATAGAAGGGATCCGGCTTGGGTAGGGTCTTGAATTTTCGCTTTTTCAGCTGCAAGGCGAAGGAGAGCGGGAAGGTCGCCGGCACCGTGAGCTCCTTGGCGCCCAGACCTTTGAGGACGTGGGCGATGACGTCGCTCATCGCGGGCTTCTTGCCGTTTTTAGCGGAGAGTTTTTTTTCGATCTCGGAGTAGCTGAGCACCTTGTCGACCTCGGCCTCCTTCTTGCCGCGATCGACCTCGAGGTCGTTGAGCAGGAGGTAGCGCTTGCCGCGGTGCTCGATGAAGACGACGGGGTCCGGGGCGAGAAACTGCGTGGCCCAAAACAGGTTGGCGTCGCTTTCGGAGGCGGCGATCATCAATCGGGTGGCGGGCGTGGCGGAGTGGGCGCGCGGCATGACATTTCCTTCCGGGACCCTTCGAGCGGGGACCCTCGGGACACGTTAGGGAAGGCCTTGAGAAATGTCAATGATCCCGCCGGTTTTCCCGGCCGGGTTGACGCTGGAGGAGAAAATCGTTAGCCCTCCAGGGATGTTTCGCGTCTCCCTCAGCTTGATGATTGCCTTGACCCTGGCCGCGCTCGCCGTGCCGGGCATTGCCAAGGTCAAAAAAGAGGTGAAGGCCCACTTCAAGGCCTGGGATTTGATGGTTCCTATGCCTGCCGAGCTGAATCTCGAGATCGAATCCGAGCCCATGGCCGTCGGATGGGCGTCTTGGTACGGCCCCGGTTTCCACGGCCGCCGCACCGCGAGCGGCGAGCGCTACAACATGCACGCCATGACCTGCGCCTCCCGCGACCTTCCCTTTGGGACCTTGCTGGAATTGACCAATCTGGAAAACGGCCGGAAGGCCGTGGTGCGGGTCAACGACCGCGGGCCCTTCATCAAGCGGCGCATTTTAGACCTTTCCTACGCGGCGGCGCGAAAGCTGGGCTTTCATCGCCGTGGCCAGACCAAGGTCGAGGTCCGCGAGGTCGCGGCGGCGGAGCTTGCGTCCGCGGAGTAATTCCATCGAATATCGATTTATTTTCGGCGTCCGTAGGCGCGAACCTTGTGTTCGCCCTCTTTGTCCGTGCACGGGGGGCGAACACGAGGTTCGCCCCTACTCGTAGAGGCTCAAGAATTCGTCCTCCGAGAGATCCACGTAGACGTTTTTCACCTGCGTGTATTCCTCCAGCGAATACTTCGACAAATCCTTGCCGTAGCCGCTCTGCTTGAAGCCCCCATGGGGGGCGAAGGGCGAGACCAACATGTATTGGTTGACCCAGACCTGGCCCGCCTTGATCCGCTTGGCGACGCGGAAGGCCCGCTTGATGTCCTGGGTCCAGACGGCGCCCGCCAGGCCGTAGATCGTGTCGTTGGCGAGGCGGACGGCCTCTTCCTCCTCCGTAAATTTCAGCACGGTCAGGACCGGCCCGAAGATCTCCTCCTGGGCCAGCTTCACCGCATTGGAGTCGGCGGCGAAGATCGTCGGCTCGAGGTAATTGCCGCGGGCGAGGGCGGGGTCCTTCGGCACCTCGCCGCCGCAGAGCAGGTTGAGGCCGTTCTCCTTGGCCCATTGCACGTAGGAGAGCACCTGCTGCCGGTGCGTCGGCGTGACCAGCGGTCCCATGCGGGAGTCCCAATCCAGGGGATGCCCCACCTTGATCTTCCGGGCGCGCTCGACCAGCTGCTCGACGAAGGCGTCGTAGATGTCGGCGTGGAGGAAGAGGCGCGAACCCGCGA
This genomic stretch from Deltaproteobacteria bacterium PRO3 harbors:
- a CDS encoding pyridoxal phosphate-dependent aminotransferase; amino-acid sequence: MKLAQRIQKVKPSPTLAIDTKAKAMKAEGIDVVGFGAGEPDFDTPEHIKQAAIAALKAGKTKYTPVGGVNELKDAIIAKLKRDNNLSYTRDEVLVSCGGKHSLYNIAQVLLEAGDEVIIPAPYWVSYPDQVLLNDATPVIVETKEANGFKITPQELEKAITPKTKAFVLNSPSNPTGSAYSRKELEAVAEVLVAKGILCISDEIYEKIVYEGFEFVSIASLNDKIKALTVTVNGASKVYSMTGWRMGYAAGPKEILAAMTKLQGQVTTNINSMTQWACVAALNESQDFLKEWVAEFQRRRDYIVKRFNAMPGIRCYNPQGAFYVFPNISAYLGKSAGGRKIDTDSAFCEYLLEKHLVACVAGSGFGAPGYMRLSYATSMENIQKGLDRIEKALGDFS
- the coaD gene encoding pantetheine-phosphate adenylyltransferase; the encoded protein is MRSKVAIYPGSFDPPTFGHMNIVERGLGIFEKIIIAVAHNTSKRSLFRPEERVALLKKLFKGRKDVEVDTFEGLLVEYARRKKTNAILRGLRTVADYEYELQMSFANKNLDPKLETIFMMTESRFSHISSTIIKEIAYFGGSVKGLVHPLVAKTIRTKLKERA
- the rsmD gene encoding 16S rRNA (guanine(966)-N(2))-methyltransferase RsmD, which produces MGLKIVAGSAKGRKLRGPKSKGIRPAAARVRESLFQILGDLSGKRVLDLFAGTGSMGLEALSRGADSVVFVDPNQAAVSLLFHNLGLTGFQEKAHVIKKKAAAAIEFLHKKGYRYDLIFLDPPYDKGFVDATLKKLKAFPLLAPEGLLLCEHSPRESPAFLSGLEVADLRKYGQTTVTFLKETPCAAKSPSTPAPSTRPPSGT
- a CDS encoding DUF4190 domain-containing protein → MTPPPTPTSTATPAPAPAGAPKNNTKAIMALVLGILSLLCCGFFAGIPAIIVGRSEVKAIDEGRGDPANRNLAQIGWILGLVGTVLSAIGALVYIGIFAFAIMQGKAMNPSTF
- a CDS encoding DUF2752 domain-containing protein, translated to MQRRFWLVLPLAFLLVTAAGLYLTPHPAGLGTHRALGLPKCLFLEWTGLPCPGCGLTTSFTHLLHGQWREAFAAHALGPLLFLAFGIAAALSLAEYFHRRTPLGGLLRGAKMHWAYAGLTVFLGAWALRLVSIWQHHS
- a CDS encoding SHOCT domain-containing protein; the encoded protein is MKRLLQIFSLVLLSVPALAARGATVYQQPNNQANFVKLEKFKPKGPEVQLNHPYTFTDEQIRAILRSLKYSKKLILLKESKNRDIFELEYVDKFAPYLIEAFAKATPEQAVIWSVVQKRPYFIIRNDKLTIVRMWIVGNELHLDFLKVEAKLQGDYQAKTTGQRLIEEAKGVGVRIEPQQGQKFALDSTDTLILDLNANWPQIADALDVEDERLREEAELAKKGKKMAKSPEGSSATGATTLSTTAAPAPARPAPSAKDQSDAQARLTELKALKDKGLITEKDYDKKKEEILKDL
- a CDS encoding aminopeptidase P family protein; this encodes MPRAHSATPATRLMIAASESDANLFWATQFLAPDPVVFIEHRGKRYLLLNDLEVDRGKKEAEVDKVLSYSEIEKKLSAKNGKKPAMSDVIAHVLKGLGAKELTVPATFPLSFALQLKKRKFKTLPKPDPFYEERVLKTAREKAAIKDALRHTGEAIQAAYRVLRESKIRGDRIYYRGEVLTSERLRGTINLHLMAQNCLGKHTIVAGGNQAVDPHCEGYGPLKPHQTIVMDVFPRSMDSQYFADMTRTVVKGKANEKIRKMWHTVKEAQEGAIRRVRAGVNGRDIHQWIQDYFETRGYKTGRVKGRMQGFFHGTGHGLGLDIHEAPRVSKVSEILKAGTVVTVEPGLYYQGIGGVRIEDVVYVKKGGCEVLSSCPKILEIP
- a CDS encoding septal ring lytic transglycosylase RlpA family protein produces the protein MFRVSLSLMIALTLAALAVPGIAKVKKEVKAHFKAWDLMVPMPAELNLEIESEPMAVGWASWYGPGFHGRRTASGERYNMHAMTCASRDLPFGTLLELTNLENGRKAVVRVNDRGPFIKRRILDLSYAAARKLGFHRRGQTKVEVREVAAAELASAE